A region from the Brachyspira pilosicoli genome encodes:
- a CDS encoding AAA family ATPase, translating into MKRYLIMKNYRNINPVIINKDNRNIYDEEKYGRYYLGSMENGDLIINIGQNGIGKSNILDAVNDFFTSNNYQYDNKPRMDEYANCLPELELIIEVDSGNKYKLNQNNTITGYDNNKNFDNGFIGWFLKYLRLEYGYYEQELKIIFNYLKNEASIHILTMLLKLYFYELRLTYYNNNYNNNYNNNYNNNYNNNYNNNYNIQNIYNYLQRNHTEKELIEYIEKIYNENTDIQTIDIDIDIDIDIVRMLTQYDIEKYKLNQDNINDIINSKVYIHNHNYIKSDELNIHKNNIKESLFLKSLFKSTGNKDIYNELINNYDRISSDTSYLTQKENEINNLLKETISTKFNELYKSNNEYVFKIRLETDYIKIYFKSKNGLTNLDNESDGFQWFFSLFFNTINPNELKKGDIIIIDEPELHLSVPLIKELRDFLKTFAKENSIHIIMSTQNPYFININYLDEVRIIKPIENSEGVKIENNFSAIYKRNPDKLQEIINSFGVNHRDITRNHKIIFVEGIIDYAYLTAFKLLKEYKEGKPVNIAFIPIGGLGKKQDTEYKQDIIDILCEIDKRPMLLIDGDNMAEEFENLASGTSLNITKLSDIDSSFTVIENLFSDNDKKKFKSMIENKNSREASIFKNNILKLEFEEETINNFFGVINKYSHIGDNQ; encoded by the coding sequence ATGAAAAGATACTTAATAATGAAGAACTATAGAAATATTAATCCCGTTATAATAAATAAGGATAATAGAAACATCTATGATGAAGAAAAATATGGCAGATACTATTTAGGTTCTATGGAAAACGGAGATTTAATAATTAATATAGGTCAAAATGGTATTGGAAAAAGTAATATTTTAGATGCTGTAAATGATTTCTTTACTTCAAATAATTATCAATATGATAATAAACCAAGAATGGATGAATATGCTAATTGTTTACCAGAGTTGGAATTAATAATAGAAGTTGATAGCGGAAACAAATATAAATTAAATCAAAACAATACAATAACAGGATATGATAATAATAAAAATTTTGATAATGGATTTATAGGTTGGTTTTTGAAATATTTAAGATTAGAATATGGATATTATGAACAAGAGTTAAAGATTATATTCAATTACTTAAAAAACGAGGCAAGTATTCATATACTAACAATGCTTTTAAAATTGTATTTTTATGAACTTAGATTAACTTATTATAATAATAATTATAATAATAATTATAATAATAATTATAATAATAATTATAATAATAATTATAATAATAATTATAATATACAGAATATATATAATTACTTACAAAGAAACCATACCGAAAAAGAATTAATTGAATATATAGAAAAAATATATAATGAAAATACAGATATACAAACAATAGATATAGATATAGATATAGATATAGATATAGTTAGAATGCTTACTCAATATGATATTGAAAAATATAAGCTTAATCAAGATAATATTAATGATATTATAAACAGCAAAGTTTATATTCATAATCATAATTATATAAAATCTGATGAGCTTAATATACATAAAAATAATATAAAAGAGTCATTATTTTTAAAATCATTATTTAAATCTACAGGAAATAAAGATATTTATAATGAGCTTATTAATAATTATGATAGAATATCCTCAGATACTTCATATTTAACTCAAAAAGAAAATGAAATTAATAATTTATTAAAGGAGACCATATCTACAAAATTTAATGAATTATACAAGTCAAATAACGAATATGTTTTTAAGATAAGATTAGAAACTGACTATATAAAAATATATTTTAAAAGTAAAAACGGACTTACAAATCTTGATAATGAATCAGACGGTTTTCAATGGTTTTTCTCTTTATTTTTCAATACAATAAATCCTAATGAATTAAAGAAAGGAGATATCATTATTATTGATGAGCCAGAACTCCATTTATCTGTGCCTTTAATAAAGGAATTGAGGGACTTTTTAAAAACATTTGCTAAAGAGAATTCTATTCATATAATAATGTCCACACAAAATCCTTACTTTATAAATATAAACTATTTAGATGAAGTAAGAATAATAAAACCTATAGAAAATTCAGAAGGAGTAAAAATAGAAAATAACTTCTCAGCAATATACAAGAGGAATCCTGATAAACTTCAGGAAATAATAAATAGCTTCGGAGTTAATCATCGAGATATAACAAGAAACCATAAAATTATATTTGTAGAGGGAATAATTGATTATGCTTATCTTACAGCTTTTAAGCTTTTAAAAGAATATAAAGAAGGTAAACCAGTAAATATAGCCTTTATTCCTATTGGCGGTCTTGGAAAAAAGCAGGATACGGAATATAAACAAGATATTATTGATATTTTATGCGAAATAGATAAAAGACCTATGCTATTGATTGATGGTGATAATATGGCAGAAGAATTTGAAAATTTAGCGAGTGGCACATCATTAAATATTACGAAACTTTCAGATATAGATTCTTCATTTACTGTTATAGAAAATTTATTCTCTGATAATGACAAAAAAAAATTTAAATCTATGATAGAAAATAAAAATAGCAGAGAGGCTAGTATATTCAAAAATAATATTCTTAAATTAGAATTTGAAGAAGAAACAATAAATAATTTCTTTGGAGTTATAAATAAATATTCTCATATAGGAGATAATCAATAA
- a CDS encoding rhodanese-like domain-containing protein, translating into MKRNIFIILALLITTIISNAQTAKTNEIVYELDNVKVVNKNGLAVKDFISLWKSDPNIVLIDVRTPEEIKQTGTIKGAINIDYRAKGYAKKILSLDKNKRYMFYCKSGGRSGKTVQYMLDNGFKNVNYLKDVGYTELNAALK; encoded by the coding sequence ATGAAAAGAAATATTTTTATTATCTTGGCATTATTAATAACAACAATTATATCTAATGCCCAAACAGCAAAAACTAATGAGATTGTGTACGAGCTTGACAATGTGAAAGTTGTCAATAAAAATGGCTTGGCTGTCAAAGATTTTATATCTTTATGGAAGTCTGATCCAAACATCGTATTAATTGATGTTAGAACACCAGAAGAGATAAAACAAACAGGAACTATCAAAGGTGCTATTAATATTGATTATAGGGCTAAAGGCTATGCTAAAAAAATATTGTCATTAGATAAAAATAAAAGATATATGTTTTATTGTAAAAGTGGAGGACGTTCAGGCAAAACAGTTCAATATATGCTTGACAATGGATTTAAAAATGTGAACTATCTTAAAGACGTCGGATATACAGAATTGAATGCTGCTTTAAAATAA
- a CDS encoding Sir2 silent information regulator family NAD-dependent deacetylase — translation MNEQLNDIKLTKKLKLSIEKSDYILIGAGAGLSASAGFLYSGKRFDDNFMEYKDKYGLTDMYNAGFYNYPTLEDFWGYFSLFVYINRYDIPADETHLNLLDIVKNKNYFVITTNVDGRFEAANFDKDRLFKVQGDFSLFQCSVPCKQETFYNEKYIREMIKHRKDLKIPSELIPKCPYCGANMSMNLRSDDTFVQDKNWYKAKDKYQSFLNESKDKNILFLELGVGFNTPAIIKYSFWTMALKNQNSIYASINLKNVLSIPDLQERSICIDDDISKVLKYIKNK, via the coding sequence ATGAATGAACAATTAAATGATATTAAATTAACAAAAAAATTAAAATTATCTATAGAAAAATCAGATTATATATTAATAGGAGCAGGTGCAGGACTTTCTGCCTCTGCAGGTTTTTTATACTCTGGAAAAAGATTTGATGATAACTTTATGGAATACAAAGATAAATACGGCTTAACAGACATGTATAATGCAGGCTTTTACAACTACCCTACTTTAGAAGATTTTTGGGGATATTTTTCTCTTTTTGTTTATATTAACAGATACGATATTCCGGCAGATGAAACACATTTAAATCTTTTAGATATAGTAAAAAATAAAAATTATTTTGTAATTACAACAAATGTTGATGGAAGATTTGAAGCAGCTAATTTTGATAAAGATAGGCTATTTAAAGTTCAGGGAGATTTCTCTCTTTTTCAATGCTCTGTTCCATGCAAACAGGAAACTTTCTACAATGAAAAATATATAAGAGAAATGATAAAACACAGAAAAGATTTAAAAATACCTTCTGAACTTATTCCAAAATGTCCCTACTGTGGAGCTAATATGTCAATGAATCTCAGAAGCGATGATACATTTGTTCAAGATAAAAATTGGTATAAAGCTAAAGATAAATATCAATCTTTCTTGAATGAATCTAAAGATAAAAATATTTTGTTTTTGGAATTAGGTGTAGGATTTAATACTCCTGCTATAATAAAATATTCTTTTTGGACAATGGCTTTAAAAAATCAAAACTCAATTTACGCCTCTATTAATTTAAAAAATGTTTTATCTATACCTGATTTACAAGAACGTTCTATATGCATAGATGATGATATATCTAAAGTATTAAAATATATAAAAAACAAATAA
- a CDS encoding segregation and condensation protein A, translated as MENNINENINVQPQEQNSNDDSNSASLPNNEFKVSLSSIDYEGPLSILFDMLKRSEKNIYEVSILEIIDQFIEYLKEQAALNLDSTGEFLVVASDFHLYKSKMLLPHDMDDDKFTDRLKFEIVEQMLEFQRYKMVSEELDRLQEYSDSIFERKDTERVKFFQNNSSNEDNEIAWKDVTLYDLVYAFTKVQFVPETDLAVLSGMSNFHIDNAIDMIRIKLSEEDVFPFIVLFKDGVTKRQLVTFFLAMLELVKEKEILLKQDIKFGDIYVFKRKDNNNNNNNEPNQDLNNE; from the coding sequence ATGGAAAATAATATAAATGAAAATATAAATGTTCAGCCTCAGGAACAAAACTCTAATGATGATTCTAATTCAGCATCATTACCTAATAATGAGTTTAAAGTTTCTCTATCAAGCATAGATTATGAAGGTCCTCTTTCAATACTATTTGACATGCTTAAAAGAAGTGAGAAAAATATATACGAAGTTTCAATATTAGAAATAATTGACCAGTTTATAGAATATTTAAAAGAGCAAGCTGCATTAAATTTAGATTCTACAGGTGAGTTTTTAGTAGTGGCTTCAGATTTTCATTTATACAAATCGAAAATGCTGCTTCCTCATGATATGGATGATGATAAGTTTACAGATAGGCTTAAATTTGAAATAGTAGAGCAGATGCTTGAATTTCAAAGATATAAAATGGTTTCTGAAGAGCTTGACAGGCTTCAAGAATATTCAGATTCTATATTCGAAAGAAAAGATACAGAAAGAGTTAAGTTTTTTCAAAACAATAGCAGCAATGAAGATAATGAAATTGCTTGGAAAGATGTTACTCTTTATGATTTGGTATATGCTTTTACAAAGGTACAATTTGTACCTGAAACCGATTTGGCTGTGCTTTCTGGTATGTCTAATTTCCATATAGATAATGCTATTGATATGATAAGAATAAAATTATCTGAAGAAGATGTATTTCCATTTATAGTTTTATTTAAAGATGGAGTTACAAAAAGGCAGCTTGTTACATTTTTTCTTGCTATGCTTGAGCTTGTTAAGGAAAAAGAAATTCTATTAAAACAAGATATAAAATTCGGCGATATTTACGTATTTAAAAGAAAAGATAATAATAATAATAATAATAATGAACCTAATCAGGATTTAAATAATGAATGA
- a CDS encoding pyridoxal phosphate-dependent aminotransferase, translating to MEISQRIQRLKTSPVRKLNPYAEEAVKKGIKIYHLNIGQPDIETPKVFLEAISKYNGKTLKYEHSRGMKPLINKIQEYYEKKIGVHYEEDEINITNGGSEGLLFTLLAIFDEGDEILVAEPYYANYNSFYDVLDIKRNAVRTYAEQGFHLPNRDEIEKHITPKTKAYMFSNPSNPTGVVSTKEELDDIAYLAKKHNMFIISDEVYREFVYGDRKAISFGTYKDLSDNVVIVDSISKRFSACGARIGCVISKNKAFSTAVFRECQARLSAPTLEMVGAAALYDLPDNYFEDARKEYDNRRKIMFEELTKMDGVVMKEPEGAFYVLAKLPVKNAEDFAIWLLKDFNLDNETVMFAPGEGFYATPGLGKDEIRMCYALEARDIKRAMEILKQGLIKYKKEVEK from the coding sequence ATGGAAATATCACAAAGAATTCAAAGGCTCAAAACTTCGCCTGTAAGAAAGTTAAACCCCTATGCCGAAGAAGCTGTAAAAAAAGGCATAAAAATCTATCATCTTAACATAGGTCAGCCTGATATTGAAACACCTAAAGTATTTTTGGAAGCTATTAGTAAATATAACGGCAAAACCCTCAAATATGAACATTCAAGAGGTATGAAACCGCTTATAAATAAAATACAAGAATACTATGAGAAAAAAATAGGCGTCCATTATGAAGAAGATGAAATTAACATCACTAATGGCGGCAGTGAGGGATTATTATTTACTTTATTAGCTATTTTTGATGAAGGTGATGAAATATTAGTGGCAGAACCTTATTATGCTAATTATAACAGTTTTTATGATGTATTAGATATAAAAAGAAATGCCGTTCGCACTTATGCAGAACAAGGATTCCATCTTCCAAATCGTGATGAGATAGAAAAGCATATTACTCCAAAAACCAAAGCATATATGTTTTCAAATCCTTCAAACCCTACTGGGGTTGTATCTACAAAAGAGGAACTTGATGATATTGCTTATCTTGCTAAAAAGCATAATATGTTTATTATAAGTGATGAAGTTTATAGAGAGTTTGTTTACGGCGACAGAAAGGCTATAAGTTTTGGTACTTATAAAGACTTGTCTGATAATGTTGTTATAGTTGACTCTATATCAAAAAGATTCTCTGCTTGCGGTGCTAGGATTGGATGTGTAATAAGTAAAAATAAGGCATTTAGCACTGCTGTATTTAGAGAATGTCAGGCAAGATTATCTGCTCCTACACTTGAGATGGTTGGGGCTGCTGCTTTATATGATTTGCCTGATAACTATTTTGAAGATGCTAGAAAAGAATATGATAACAGAAGAAAAATCATGTTTGAAGAGCTTACAAAGATGGACGGCGTTGTAATGAAAGAGCCTGAGGGAGCTTTCTATGTACTTGCTAAACTTCCTGTAAAAAATGCTGAAGATTTTGCTATTTGGTTGCTTAAAGACTTTAATCTTGATAATGAAACTGTTATGTTTGCTCCTGGTGAAGGTTTTTATGCAACTCCAGGCTTAGGTAAAGACGAGATTAGAATGTGCTATGCATTAGAGGCAAGAGACATAAAAAGAGCTATGGAGATTTTGAAACAGGGCTTAATTAAATACAAAAAAGAAGTAGAAAAATAA
- a CDS encoding NAD(P)-dependent oxidoreductase — protein sequence MKIAIIAANGRAGKLIMNEALKRGLDVTAIVRDKTKINNSKVKVIEKDLFNLTKDDLKEFDTVVSAFGIWDEKELDKHSLVMEHLCKILANTNIRLMVIGGAASLYVNKEHTMILKDTPNFPDIFMGVAVSSIKAFDILKSKKDVLWTYISPSADFQAEGDKTGEYNIGHDELLVNSKGESCISYADYAIAFVDEIQNKKYLNQRITFCSK from the coding sequence ATGAAAATTGCAATAATAGCAGCAAATGGAAGAGCCGGAAAATTAATTATGAATGAGGCATTAAAAAGAGGATTAGATGTTACAGCTATAGTGAGAGATAAAACAAAAATCAATAATTCAAAAGTAAAAGTTATAGAAAAAGATTTATTTAATTTAACAAAAGATGATTTAAAAGAATTTGACACTGTAGTAAGTGCATTTGGAATATGGGACGAAAAAGAACTTGATAAACATTCATTAGTTATGGAACATCTATGCAAAATACTTGCAAATACAAATATTAGATTAATGGTGATAGGAGGAGCAGCAAGTTTATATGTTAATAAAGAACATACTATGATATTAAAAGATACTCCTAATTTCCCAGATATTTTTATGGGGGTGGCTGTGAGTTCTATTAAAGCATTTGATATATTAAAAAGCAAAAAAGATGTTTTATGGACTTATATATCACCTTCTGCAGATTTCCAAGCGGAGGGAGATAAAACAGGAGAATACAATATAGGTCATGATGAATTATTAGTTAATTCTAAAGGTGAAAGCTGTATTAGTTATGCTGATTATGCTATAGCTTTTGTTGATGAAATACAGAATAAAAAATATTTAAATCAAAGAATAACATTCTGTTCAAAATAA
- a CDS encoding CASTOR/POLLUX-related putative ion channel — protein MIKEIFKYLKYRIDRMLNKGLFYQLMLLVCVIIIILLIVSAFIILVFNYPIKDAFWDSLMQFIDTGNISSVDGSFGLVITFLMVTFIGVCGWGSLIAMINKALQDRINNLSKGNAFIMEKGHSIILGYGEEALTIIEEFLIAKIKNIVLLSEHNVDIIRKRVSFIKGYRKSNIIIREGSTSRIENIKLLNIKKCSSISIINNDDTESLNILLALKKILSEERDANDEKINICLLVHNEDTIEIIKSMEDENFTVHILYKYELLYKLISQSIIYTGLSSVYEDLFSNDGNDFKIESNHNFENDIFEEAALKYMNKGIILVGIIENDMEFLKVPDSKYTIKKNDKLVTLYKNNDKNDIITANKNDKYNNNIVHNILLISEEKNNNDVVREIKEYIENANLESLSYDAIKMHKNKYQFLLEKIKSSNITKIVLISEDSITDAKSINILLIIRQIIKKENIQLSILSLLDSIQKRNLIYSDDVRDFIVSGKLIGMLMAQASIDYNILYLFYGLLSKNGKDIIISSYSKYFNENKTFKDAYFDLLDRGIIIIGIKRYDDILLNPPQDFLLESKDEIIIITTSYI, from the coding sequence ATGATTAAAGAAATATTTAAATATTTAAAATATAGAATTGATAGAATGCTTAATAAAGGGTTATTCTATCAATTAATGCTTTTAGTTTGTGTTATAATAATTATTCTCTTAATAGTCTCTGCTTTTATAATACTTGTTTTTAATTATCCTATAAAAGATGCTTTTTGGGATAGCTTGATGCAATTTATAGATACAGGAAATATATCATCTGTAGATGGAAGTTTTGGGCTTGTTATTACTTTCTTAATGGTTACTTTTATAGGGGTATGCGGCTGGGGCTCTCTCATTGCTATGATTAACAAAGCATTACAAGATAGAATAAATAATTTGAGTAAGGGTAATGCTTTCATTATGGAAAAGGGGCATTCTATAATACTTGGATATGGCGAAGAGGCACTTACTATTATAGAAGAGTTCTTAATTGCAAAAATTAAAAATATAGTTTTACTTTCTGAACATAATGTTGATATTATTAGAAAAAGGGTTTCCTTTATTAAGGGTTATAGAAAATCTAATATTATTATAAGAGAAGGCTCTACTAGCAGAATAGAAAACATAAAACTTCTTAATATAAAAAAATGCTCTAGTATATCTATTATTAATAATGATGATACTGAGTCATTAAATATTTTACTTGCATTGAAAAAGATTCTAAGTGAAGAAAGAGATGCTAATGATGAAAAGATTAATATATGCCTTTTGGTTCATAATGAGGATACTATAGAGATAATAAAATCTATGGAAGACGAAAATTTTACCGTGCATATACTTTATAAATATGAGTTATTGTATAAACTTATTTCTCAAAGCATTATATATACAGGTCTTAGCAGTGTGTATGAGGATTTATTTTCTAATGATGGCAATGATTTTAAAATAGAAAGCAATCATAATTTTGAAAATGATATATTTGAAGAAGCTGCTTTAAAATATATGAATAAAGGAATCATACTTGTAGGTATAATAGAAAATGATATGGAGTTTTTAAAAGTACCTGACAGTAAATATACAATAAAGAAAAATGATAAATTGGTTACTCTTTATAAAAATAATGATAAAAACGATATCATAACTGCAAATAAAAATGATAAGTATAATAATAACATAGTTCATAATATTTTGTTAATATCTGAAGAGAAAAATAATAATGATGTTGTAAGAGAGATAAAAGAGTATATAGAAAATGCAAACTTAGAATCTTTAAGTTATGATGCTATAAAAATGCATAAAAATAAATATCAATTTCTATTAGAAAAAATAAAAAGCTCTAACATAACAAAAATAGTTTTAATATCAGAAGACAGCATAACAGATGCCAAAAGCATAAATATACTTCTTATCATAAGACAAATAATAAAAAAAGAAAATATACAATTATCTATATTATCTTTATTAGATTCTATACAGAAAAGAAATTTAATATATTCTGATGATGTTAGAGATTTTATAGTAAGCGGTAAATTAATAGGTATGCTTATGGCTCAGGCTTCTATTGATTATAATATATTATATTTATTTTACGGACTTTTAAGTAAAAATGGAAAAGATATAATAATATCATCATATTCCAAATATTTTAATGAAAACAAAACTTTTAAAGATGCTTATTTTGATTTGCTTGATAGAGGAATTATCATAATAGGAATAAAAAGATATGATGATATACTTTTAAATCCTCCTCAAGACTTTTTATTAGAAAGCAAAGATGAAATAATTATAATAACAACAAGTTATATATAA
- a CDS encoding ankyrin repeat domain-containing protein, protein MKNIFCVLLLIFSCRLYSLTDDEVKFLKACENGKYETVITMLDRKVNVNVTTEDGLTGLMLASHKGYPNIVKLLIRHNADVNIVDNVGYNALIFAASEGRNDIAKMLIKAKININAKNSYGENALHVASYKLYSNVVQTLIDAEIDINAVNNDGDNALMMVFMSAATREEMMPTIEILCKNGIDVNAKDKNGESIIAYIRANYKKGEALIEYLKQYGAVE, encoded by the coding sequence ATGAAAAATATTTTTTGTGTTTTATTGCTTATATTCTCTTGTAGGCTTTATTCTTTAACAGATGATGAAGTAAAATTTTTAAAAGCATGCGAGAATGGAAAATATGAAACTGTTATAACTATGTTAGATAGAAAGGTAAATGTAAATGTTACAACAGAAGACGGACTCACTGGTTTAATGCTTGCTTCGCATAAGGGATACCCTAATATAGTAAAACTTCTAATACGTCATAATGCTGATGTTAATATAGTGGATAATGTTGGATATAATGCATTGATATTTGCTGCTTCAGAGGGAAGAAACGATATTGCTAAAATGCTCATAAAGGCAAAAATAAATATTAATGCCAAAAACAGCTATGGAGAAAATGCTTTGCATGTTGCTTCATACAAACTCTATAGCAATGTTGTTCAAACTTTAATTGATGCTGAAATAGATATTAATGCTGTAAATAACGATGGTGATAATGCTTTGATGATGGTTTTTATGTCGGCTGCTACAAGGGAAGAGATGATGCCTACTATTGAAATATTATGTAAAAATGGAATAGATGTCAATGCTAAAGATAAAAATGGAGAATCTATAATAGCATATATAAGAGCTAACTACAAAAAAGGAGAGGCTCTAATAGAATATTTAAAGCAATATGGAGCTGTAGAGTAA
- a CDS encoding Rrf2 family transcriptional regulator — MKISSRFTIAIHTLICIVYFKDEKMTSNFISCSVNVNPVIIRNILIQLQKADIITVKRGTGGVSLNRKIENITLLDIFNAVESLDDDNLFSFHENPNKKCPVGKKITSALQPKLEIVQKAMEDKLKKITLKDIFNDIRD, encoded by the coding sequence ATGAAGATTAGTTCAAGGTTTACAATAGCAATACATACTCTCATTTGTATTGTGTATTTTAAAGATGAGAAAATGACTTCCAATTTTATTTCATGCAGTGTTAATGTTAATCCTGTTATAATAAGAAATATTTTAATACAGTTGCAAAAAGCAGATATTATCACAGTAAAAAGGGGTACTGGAGGAGTTTCATTAAATAGAAAAATAGAAAATATTACATTGCTTGATATATTTAATGCTGTAGAAAGTTTAGACGATGATAATCTATTTAGTTTTCATGAAAATCCAAATAAAAAATGCCCTGTTGGAAAAAAAATTACGTCAGCATTGCAGCCAAAGCTTGAAATTGTTCAAAAGGCTATGGAAGATAAATTAAAAAAAATTACATTAAAAGATATATTTAATGATATAAGAGATTAA
- a CDS encoding protein-ADP-ribose hydrolase, with product MNKLLFLIDFLIKEKNYKYDEELNKAIKENDEEKLYNYFRCLMNIRSPDNISEEYLKIEDEYLQDRLKNKRITSIDDIKPINDNLYIWQGDITTLKIEAIVNAANSAMLGCFVPLHKCIDNAIHSASGTRLRLYCNDIMKGNLEKTGGCIITPAFNLPSKYILHTVGPIIKDEVSKNDEELLYKCYKSCLETAKNNNIKSIAFCSISTGEFRFPNELASSIAVKAVRDFLENTKYNIKIVFNVFKDLDYKLYNNILNN from the coding sequence ATGAATAAATTATTATTTTTAATAGACTTTCTTATAAAAGAAAAAAATTATAAATATGATGAAGAGTTAAATAAAGCTATAAAAGAAAATGATGAAGAAAAATTATATAACTATTTTAGATGTTTAATGAATATAAGAAGCCCTGATAATATAAGCGAAGAATACTTAAAAATAGAAGATGAATATTTGCAAGATAGACTTAAAAATAAAAGAATAACAAGTATAGATGATATAAAACCCATAAATGATAATTTGTATATATGGCAAGGAGATATAACAACTCTAAAAATAGAAGCAATAGTAAATGCCGCTAACTCTGCTATGCTTGGCTGTTTTGTACCGCTTCACAAATGCATAGATAATGCAATACATAGTGCTTCAGGAACTAGATTAAGGCTATATTGCAATGATATTATGAAAGGAAACCTTGAAAAAACAGGCGGCTGCATCATAACACCTGCATTTAATCTTCCTAGTAAATATATTTTGCATACAGTAGGCCCTATAATAAAAGATGAAGTTTCAAAAAATGATGAAGAGCTTTTATATAAGTGCTATAAATCATGTTTAGAAACGGCTAAAAATAATAATATAAAAAGTATAGCATTTTGCTCAATATCCACAGGAGAGTTTAGATTTCCAAATGAACTTGCTAGCTCTATAGCAGTTAAAGCGGTGAGAGATTTTTTAGAGAATACTAAGTACAATATAAAAATAGTATTCAATGTATTTAAAGATTTAGATTATAAACTTTATAACAATATTTTAAATAATTAG
- a CDS encoding DMT family transporter yields the protein MNENKFNNGYIFAILAVIIWSTNFVAARYLIGLSPIEISFYRWLVTFLVLTPFCIVSLIKNIHLLKGLWIKIIIISVLGITIFNTFVYLAAHTSNATNMSLIATLSPIIIALISRVLWKKHLSKAQKYGLFIIILGVIILLTKGSIEVISKLKFSIGDLYMIFAVILFAVYTLTLRIKPKDFPQTTFFYLMVAIGLIPLAILMIPKYINNQAHILNFNSAMVLIYIGIFPSALGFIFWNIAVSKIGAMKASIIYDSVPFFSTVGAIILLHEKPYIAQIIGGALILIGIIYSSLANNNKKIITK from the coding sequence ATGAATGAAAATAAGTTTAACAATGGCTATATATTTGCTATATTAGCAGTCATAATATGGAGTACAAATTTTGTAGCTGCAAGATACCTCATAGGATTATCCCCAATAGAAATATCATTTTATAGATGGCTTGTTACTTTCTTAGTATTAACTCCTTTTTGTATAGTAAGTTTAATAAAAAATATTCATCTTTTAAAGGGGTTATGGATAAAAATTATAATAATTTCAGTGTTGGGGATTACTATTTTTAATACCTTTGTATATTTAGCAGCTCATACTTCTAATGCAACTAATATGTCTTTGATAGCTACATTATCCCCTATTATAATAGCATTAATAAGCAGAGTTCTATGGAAAAAACATTTAAGCAAAGCTCAAAAATATGGACTATTCATAATTATTTTAGGTGTTATTATATTACTCACTAAAGGAAGCATAGAAGTTATTAGCAAATTAAAATTTTCTATAGGCGATTTATATATGATTTTCGCTGTAATATTATTTGCAGTATATACTTTAACATTAAGAATAAAACCTAAAGACTTCCCTCAAACAACTTTTTTCTATCTCATGGTAGCAATAGGTCTTATCCCATTAGCAATATTAATGATCCCAAAATATATTAACAATCAAGCACATATTCTAAACTTTAATTCTGCTATGGTGCTTATATATATTGGTATATTTCCTTCAGCTTTGGGATTTATATTTTGGAATATAGCAGTGTCAAAAATAGGAGCTATGAAAGCAAGTATAATATATGATTCTGTGCCTTTTTTCTCTACAGTTGGTGCTATTATTTTGCTTCATGAAAAACCATATATAGCACAAATAATAGGAGGAGCTTTAATATTAATTGGAATTATATATTCATCTCTTGCTAATAATAATAAAAAAATAATTACGAAATAA